The nucleotide sequence GGTTTCTGCACCCGCTGCCTTCCCGTCAGCTTCTTGCGCCCCTTTTGCCGGACTGCGAGTCCCTCTGCTCGGTACAGGCGGTATACGCGCTTGTGATTGACCTGTGTCCCTTCGCGCCTGAGCAGCGTATGGAGCCGCCGGTATCCGAAGCGGGGACGTTCTTGCGCCAGGACCCGCAGACGGTCAATCAGAACTCGTTCACCCTCCTTTTTAGGGCTGTTATGCCTCTGGGTCGAACGCCAGAAGCCCAGTACCTGGCAGGCCCGGCGCTCACTGACCTGGAATTCACGGCGCAGGAACCCCACCATCTGCTTCTTGACGGGTGTTTGCGCCTGGGGCGTGGCCTCAGGCGTCACCACTTTTTTCCCACCACCTCCTTGAGCATCTGATTGTCCAGTGCCAGGTCCGCGACTAGCTTCTTCAGGCGGCGGTTTTCCTCCTCCAGCAGACGAAACCTCTTGGTTTCGTCTTTGGTCATCCCCCCGTAGCGCGCCTTCCAGCGGTACAGGGTGGTGATGGCCAAACCATGCGTCCTGGCGACCTCACTGATCGCTCCCCCAGCCTCAACCTGGCCGAGGATGTCCAGAATCTGCTGCTCGGTGTACCGTTTCCCCTTCATATGACCCCCAGATTGCCACTGGATTTGCAATCGGACTGGACCGGGAAACGGGGGGCACGTCACTGCTCTCTTCTCGCTCCCCCTCCGGACGTGGCCGGCCGGGGCTGCAAAGCCGCCTGGTGCGCCTGCACCTGCTGGTCCTGTGTGCGATGACCGTGATGCTCGTGGCGGTTCAAACGGCCACGCTGTACGGTGAGGCGCGCGAGCGGCTGGGCGAGCGGGCGATCACCACCAGCCGCCTGGTTGCCCGGCTTCCC is from Deinococcus sp. YIM 77859 and encodes:
- a CDS encoding IS3 family transposase (programmed frameshift); the encoded protein is MKGKRYTEQQILDILGQVEAGGAISEVARTHGLAITTLYRWKARYGGMTKDETKRFRLLEEENRRLKKLVADLALDNQMLKEVGGKKVVTPEATPQAQTPVKKQMVGFLRREFQVSERRACQVLGFWRSTQRHNSPKKEGERVLIDRLRVLAQERPRFGYRRLHTLLRREGTQVNHKRVYRLYRAEGLAVRQKGRKKLTGRQRVQKPEVSAPNQRWSMDFMSDQLASGQRFRVFNVVDDFTRENLVMHIGTSITGADVVRRLTEVVAVRGCPTSITTDNGPEFISKALDQWTHELGIAHVFITPGKPMENAYIESFNGRVRDECLNLHWFQSLPEARLVIAAWREDYNQVRPHSSLDGQSPNEFARLQKAG